The following proteins come from a genomic window of Burkholderia stabilis:
- a CDS encoding sirohydrochlorin chelatase, with protein sequence MHSHGIVLFGHGARDPRWAEPFERLAARLRGAASPASHVSLAFLELMTPSLGEAVAAQVAAGCARITVVPVFFGQGGHVRRDLPQLVDACRAAHPGVEIRCATAVGEDDGVLDAIARYCIDQIGGDA encoded by the coding sequence ATGCATTCGCACGGCATCGTCCTGTTCGGCCACGGCGCCCGCGACCCGCGCTGGGCCGAGCCGTTCGAGCGGCTCGCCGCGCGGCTGCGCGGTGCCGCCTCCCCCGCATCGCACGTGTCGCTCGCGTTCCTCGAATTGATGACGCCGTCGCTCGGTGAAGCCGTCGCCGCGCAGGTTGCCGCCGGCTGCGCGCGCATCACCGTGGTGCCCGTGTTCTTCGGCCAGGGCGGCCATGTGCGCCGCGACCTGCCGCAGCTCGTCGACGCGTGCCGCGCCGCGCATCCCGGCGTCGAGATCCGCTGTGCCACGGCCGTCGGCGAAGACGACGGCGTGCTCGACGCGATCGCGCGTTATTGCATCGACCAGATCGGCGGCGACGCATAA
- the cobA gene encoding uroporphyrinogen-III C-methyltransferase, which translates to MGKVYLIGAGPGAADLITVRGARLLGKADVVLHDALVEPAMLDYAPNARRIAVGKRCGQRSTAQHFINKQIVDAAREHACVVRLKGGDPMLFGRAEEEMRALEAAGIDYEVVPGITAALAGAATLKRSLTLRGVSRSVAFATHSRAPGSDEIREAARADSIVYYMGRDSAPGIAQELIDAGRAPATPVAIVEACSTARERSLTLTLAQMAAGDAQAWLDPAEPSLLMIGDAFAERAAQAKAGDSLRDAA; encoded by the coding sequence ATGGGCAAGGTGTATCTGATCGGAGCAGGGCCGGGCGCGGCGGACCTCATCACGGTGCGCGGCGCGCGGCTGCTCGGCAAGGCCGACGTCGTGCTGCACGACGCGCTCGTCGAGCCCGCGATGCTCGACTACGCGCCGAACGCGCGCCGGATCGCGGTCGGCAAGCGCTGCGGGCAGCGCTCCACGGCGCAGCACTTCATCAACAAGCAGATCGTCGATGCGGCGCGCGAGCACGCGTGCGTCGTGCGGCTGAAGGGCGGCGACCCGATGCTGTTCGGCCGCGCGGAAGAGGAAATGCGCGCGCTCGAGGCGGCCGGTATCGACTACGAGGTCGTGCCGGGCATCACGGCGGCGCTGGCCGGCGCGGCGACGCTGAAGCGCTCGCTGACGTTGCGCGGCGTGTCGCGCAGCGTCGCGTTCGCGACGCACAGCCGCGCGCCGGGCAGCGACGAGATCCGCGAAGCCGCGCGCGCCGATTCGATCGTCTACTACATGGGCCGCGACAGCGCGCCCGGCATCGCGCAGGAACTGATCGACGCCGGCCGTGCGCCGGCGACGCCGGTGGCGATCGTCGAGGCGTGCAGCACCGCGCGCGAACGCTCGCTGACATTGACGCTCGCGCAGATGGCGGCGGGCGACGCGCAGGCGTGGCTCGATCCGGCGGAACCGAGCCTGTTGATGATCGGCGACGCGTTCGCCGAGCGCGCAGCACAGGCGAAGGCGGGCGATTCGTTGCGGGATGCTGCCTGA
- a CDS encoding sulfate adenylyltransferase subunit 1 — protein MSIIENHEDLGVLRFITAGSVDDGKSTLIGRLLYDSKAVLSDQLSALSRAKNKRTVGDELDLALLTDGLEAEREQGITIDVAYRYFATAKRKFIIADTPGHEQYTRNMVTGASTAHAAIILVDATRVTVENGVAELLPQTKRHSAIVKLLALQHVIVAINKMDLVDYSEARFNEIRDAYVTLAKQLGLNDVRFVPVSALKGDNIVGASERMPWYAGEPLLDVLESLPVETQAHDALRFPVQWVARQDGSSADDFRGYMGRIESGEVKVGDEIVVLPSNRTATVAEIVAPVTGGTASVAQAFAGQTVTIRLAEDVDVSRGDMFVTTAEPVEPAKKLEADLCWFDETPLSPQRKYLLKQTTSTVFAKIGAVKQVLDVHTLSHATDRHDLKMNDIGRVALTLQKPIVCDTYDAHPGTGAFVLIDEATHHTVAAGMIRAFSA, from the coding sequence ATGAGCATCATCGAAAATCACGAAGACCTCGGCGTGCTGCGCTTCATTACCGCAGGCAGCGTCGACGACGGCAAGAGCACGCTGATCGGCCGCCTGCTGTACGACAGCAAGGCCGTGCTGTCCGACCAGCTGTCCGCGCTGTCGCGCGCGAAGAACAAGCGCACGGTCGGCGACGAGCTCGACCTCGCGCTGCTGACCGACGGCCTCGAAGCCGAGCGCGAGCAGGGCATCACGATCGACGTCGCATACCGCTACTTCGCGACCGCGAAGCGCAAGTTCATCATTGCCGACACGCCGGGCCACGAGCAGTACACGCGCAACATGGTGACGGGCGCGTCGACCGCGCACGCGGCGATCATCCTGGTCGACGCGACGCGCGTGACGGTCGAGAACGGCGTTGCGGAACTGCTGCCGCAGACCAAGCGCCACAGCGCGATCGTCAAGCTGCTCGCGCTGCAGCACGTGATCGTCGCGATCAACAAGATGGACCTCGTCGACTACAGCGAAGCGCGCTTCAACGAAATCCGCGACGCGTACGTCACGCTCGCGAAGCAGCTCGGCCTGAACGACGTGCGCTTCGTGCCGGTGTCGGCGCTGAAGGGCGACAACATCGTCGGCGCGAGCGAGCGCATGCCTTGGTACGCGGGCGAGCCGCTGCTCGACGTGCTCGAATCGCTGCCGGTCGAGACGCAGGCGCATGACGCGCTGCGCTTCCCGGTGCAGTGGGTCGCGCGCCAGGACGGCAGCTCGGCTGATGATTTCCGCGGCTACATGGGCCGCATCGAGTCGGGCGAGGTGAAGGTCGGCGACGAGATCGTCGTGCTGCCGTCGAACCGCACCGCGACGGTCGCCGAGATCGTCGCGCCGGTGACGGGCGGCACCGCATCGGTCGCGCAAGCGTTCGCGGGCCAGACGGTGACGATCCGTCTCGCGGAAGATGTCGACGTGTCGCGCGGCGACATGTTCGTCACGACCGCCGAGCCCGTCGAGCCGGCCAAGAAGCTCGAGGCCGACCTGTGCTGGTTCGACGAAACGCCGCTGTCGCCGCAACGCAAGTACCTGCTGAAGCAGACCACGAGCACGGTGTTCGCGAAGATCGGCGCGGTCAAGCAGGTGCTCGACGTGCACACGCTGTCGCACGCGACCGACCGTCACGACCTGAAGATGAACGACATCGGCCGCGTCGCGCTGACGCTGCAGAAGCCGATCGTCTGCGACACGTACGATGCGCATCCGGGCACGGGCGCGTTCGTGCTGATCGACGAGGCGACGCACCACACGGTCGCCGCGGGCATGATCCGCGCGTTTTCGGCGTAA